The genomic segment CTTTGGAACGATGTCAACTCTTGGGAATGCGTCTGAGCCGACAGCGCCGCTTCATCTTAGAACTGCTGTGGCAAGAGGGGGGGCACCTATCTGCACGGGACATTTACGATCGCCTCAACCGTTCCGGCAAAGATATTGGTCATACGTCGGTATATCAAAATCTGGAGGCGCTGTCCCAACGAGGCATTATTGAATGTGTGGAGCGATCGGACGGGCGACTCTATGGCTGTATCAGTCATTCCCACAGCCATGTTAACTGCCTGGATACCAATCAAATTCTGGATGTGCAAGTAGAGTTACCCCCTGCCTTGATT from the Cyanobacteriota bacterium genome contains:
- a CDS encoding transcriptional repressor; this translates as MQTNIATKPIQSLEDALERCQLLGMRLSRQRRFILELLWQEGGHLSARDIYDRLNRSGKDIGHTSVYQNLEALSQRGIIECVERSDGRLYGCISHSHSHVNCLDTNQILDVQVELPPALIQQIEQQTGVTITDYRIDFYGYRSQGASEPASAPSPGINSAP